A genomic window from Prunus persica cultivar Lovell chromosome G2, Prunus_persica_NCBIv2, whole genome shotgun sequence includes:
- the LOC18785483 gene encoding 40S ribosomal protein S10-1, translating into MIIPEKNRREISKYLFQEGVCYAKKDYNLAKHPEIDVPNLQVIKLMQSFKSKEYVRETFAWMHYYWYLTNDGIEFLRNYLNLPSEIVPATLKKQAKPPGRPLGPSGDRPRGPPRFDGGERRFGDRDGYRSGPRAPGGDFGDKGGAPADYRPSFGGSRPGFGRGAGGSGGAGGFGAGPASSDLS; encoded by the exons ATG ATCATCCCAGAGAAGAACAGGAGAGAAATCTCCAAATACCTATTCCAAG AGGGAGTGTGCTATGCAAAGAAGGACTATAACTTGGCAAAGCACCCAGAAATCGATGTGCCAAATCTGCAGGTGATTAAGCTGATGCAGAGCTTCAAATCCAAGGAGTATGTGAGAGAAACTTTCGCTTGGATGCACTACTACTGGTACCTGACCAATGATGGTATTGAGTTTTTGAGGAACTACCTCAACCTTCCATCTGAGATTGTCCCTGCAACTTTGAAGAAGCAGGCCAAGCCTCCTGGTCGCCCCTTGGGCCCATCTGGTGACCGCCCACG TGGCCCACCTCGCTTTGATGGAGGAGAACGCAGATTTGGTGACAGGGATGGGTACCGTTCAGGTCCTCGTGCACCAGGGGGTGATTTTGGTGACAAGGGTGGAGCACCTGCTGACTACAGACCTTCTTTCGGG GGTAGTAGGCCTGGCTTTGGTCGTGGTGCTGGTGGATCTGGTGGAGCTGGTGGTTTTGGTGCTGGCCCAGCGAGCTCTGATCTCTCCTAA